A genomic segment from Zerene cesonia ecotype Mississippi chromosome 7, Zerene_cesonia_1.1, whole genome shotgun sequence encodes:
- the LOC119828209 gene encoding uncharacterized protein LOC119828209, with protein MENTNQANTGIVGARKEPSIDPVKAEGIFCIHTSDTSRASVTKKKKEAARLWPHRWGFYKHLREIQEEEAQKIGLNLEEYRDALRSVNCKPEKPKDTVAVEPSPKPLPLTTSGMIGHRAKCTLEKFGRLVNTSRNYPTRPPLPPGQIYDPYKQTLIFLGSVEGNPISYKLPPARHDIKDEVWAQPQQLCVSPYEKLLHIQ; from the exons atggaAAACACTAACCAAGCTAATACAGGAATTGTAGGAGCCCGAAAAGAACCTTCTATAGATCCAGTCAAAGCGGAGGGAATTTT ttGCATTCATACAAGTGATACTTCCAGGGCATCTGTGACGAAGAAGAAGAAAGAGGCAGCCCGCCTTTGGCCACATCGTTGGGGATTTTACAAACACCTTAGAGAAATACAAGAGGAGGAAGCTCAAAAAATtg gtTTAAATCTTGAAGAATACCGAGATGCTCTTCGATCTGTTAATTGTAAACCTGAGAAACCTAAGGATACTGTAGCAGTGGAACCTTCGCCAAAACCCCTACCACTAACCACTTCTG gCATGATTGGTCATCGAGCTAAATGTACACTAGAAAAATTCGGGAGACTTGTCAACACGTCTCGTAACTACCCAACCAGACCACCCCTGCCACCAGGACAAATCTACGATCCCTATAAGCAAACATTGATTTTCCTCGG AAGCGTGGAAGGAAACCCTATATCATACAAATTACCACCAGCACGACACGACATAAAGGACGAAGTATGGGCGCAACCACAACAACTGTGTGTATCAccatatgaaaaattattgcatattCAATGA
- the LOC119828254 gene encoding U3 small nucleolar RNA-associated protein 4 homolog, whose amino-acid sequence METKVHRFRYYNPKPESIVCVSYNKTNKVLALARKNASIEIWDIKHAPFLLQFIPGAENASVEALGWVNERLLSTDLGGALLEWDLDKRHIKKTVMLTGYAAWCLDVNDNNTAVAVGTEQGYVNIYSVENDDIVYQKLFDKQEGRILCCKFDKTGNVLVTGSIDTIRVWNVNSGHATCRISCKRRGKEVIVWSVAILSDNVIVAGDSHGRLSFWDSVMGDQVESFATQKADILSVAISDDEKSLYCSGIDPIITMYVKVDNTGDQSGIQWVKNIQRNIHEHDVRALVVSGERLISVGADGYLTLSSYPPKKVMRIPPMIPSPRTSFCAMKKSLLLRYSNHLEVWQLGSYARDTSGKIVVNSDIKQEILTKKSGALENDTTLIHVNNHEKERSLKVTEEPIKLVSIQTKSKKEIICSEMAPNGDLIVYSTDSDIRMLKLDEDQGNISLRKVIVSGVKACDGIVFTEDSSKMIVHHNSELFLLQVDPDAGASVIHSVSTVKHLKGRPILHLVISQKYPQGYILAISNVKGDISVWGLKNKKLCHMYNVPKHTCVPSSMAIIDGLLVIVYVDQKVIEYDILKEAMWSWPQHGSIPFWTSRNMAAKTISKHPARNAYVFTDEVSIWTVEKTASQSVEPNKKKVPMKNNERLGVNVTPVKYLAGFHWIAEDEAVIVEVLPENIIMQLPPVMVKQRHNISTKI is encoded by the exons ATGGAGACTAAAGTTCACAggtttagatattataatcctaAACCAGAATCAATTGTTTGTGTTTCATATAACAAAACTAATAAAGTTCTAGCATTGGCTAG AAAGAATGCTTCAATTGAAATATGGGACATCAAGCATGCTCCATTCCTCTTACAATTTATACCAGGTGCTGAAAATGCTTCTGTGGAAGCTTTAGGTTGGGTTAATGAAAGACTTCTATCAACTGATCTCGGAGGAGCATTATTAGAATGGGATCTTGATAAACGTCATATAAAGAAAACTGTTATGCTCACTGGTTATGCAGCTTGGTGTTTAGatgttaatgataataataccGCAGTAGCGGTTGGAACAGAACAAGGCtatgtcaatatttattcagttGAAAATGATGATATAGTATATCAAAAGTTGTTTGACAAACAAGAAGGTAGAATACTGTGCtgtaaatttgataaaactgGCAATGTTCTGGTCACag GATCCATTGATACCATTAGAGTGTGGAATGTAAATTCAGGGCATGCTACATGTCGCATTTCTTGTAAAAGAAGAGGAAAGGAAGTTATTGTATGGAGTGTTGCAATATTGTCtgataatgttattgttgCTGGCGATAGTCATGGTAGACTCAGCTTTTGGGATAGCGTAATGGGAGATCAG gtTGAGTCTTTTGCAACGCAGAAAGCAGATATTTTATCGGTGGCAATATCAGATGATGAAAAATCTCTTTATTGCAGTGGTATTGATccaataataacaatgtatgTAAAAGTTGATAATACTGGTGATCAGTCTGGAATACAGTGggtgaaaaatatacaaagaaacaTTCATGAACATGATGTGAG GGCACTTGTCGTTAGTGGTGAAAGGTTAATATCTGTGGGGGCAGATGGATATTTGACATTGTCTAGTTATCCTCCAAAGAAAGTTATGAGAATCCCTCCTATGATACCCAGTCCTCGTACATCATTTTGCGCCATGAAAAAATCACTTTTACTTAG gTATAGCAATCACTTAGAAGTATGGCAACTTGGTTCATATGCACGAGATACAAGTGGAAAAATAGTAGTTAACAGTGACATCAAACAAGAAATCCTAACAAAGAAATCAGGGGCCTTAGAGAATGATACAACTCTTATCCATGTCAACAATCACGAAAAGGAAAGATCATTAAAAGTAACTGAAGAACCCATAAAACTAGTatcaatacaaacaaaatcgaaaaaagaaattatttgcTCTGAAATGGCGCCAAATGGAGATCTCATAGTGTATTCTACAGACAGTGATATAAGAATGTTAAAATTG GATGAAGACCAAGGTAACATTTCGTTACGCAAAGTCATTGTAAGCGGTGTAAAAGCGTGTGACGGAATTGTTTTCACCGAAGATTCTAGTAAAATGATTGTGCATCATAATTCGGAGTTGTTCCTTTTACAAGTTGACCCCGATGCTGGGGCCTCTGTGATACACTCTGTATCAACTGTTAAAC atttaAAAGGCAGACCCATCCTTCATCTAGTGATATCACAAAAGTACCCACAAGGCTATATTTTGGCCATATCTAATGTTAAAGGTGATATATCAGTGTGGGGACTAAAGAATAAGAAACTGTGTCACATGTACAATGTACCGAAGCATACCTGTGTTCCATCCAGTATGGCGATAATCGATGGATTACTTGTGATAGTTTATGTTGATCAAAAG GTGATAGAATACGATATATTGAAGGAAGCAATGTGGAGTTGGCCCCAACACGGCAGCATCCCATTCTGGACTAGCCGCAATATGGCCGCCAAAACCATAAGCAAACATCCCGCGAGAAACGCATACGTTTTCACTGATGAGGTTTCAATTTGGACGGTGGAGAAAACTGCT AGCCAGTCCGTTgaaccaaacaaaaaaaaggttcCAATGAAAAATAACGAGAGATTAGGGGTCAATGTAACGCCAGTTAAG TATTTGGCGGGCTTCCACTGGATAGCGGAAGACGAAGCTGTCATCGTAGAAGTACTGCCAGAGAACATAATAATGCAATTACCTCCAGTAATGGTTAAACAGAGACACAATatatcaacaaaaatataa